Below is a window of Hyalangium ruber DNA.
TCCACCTATTTAATCGCACGACGCAACACCTTTCACTCCACGCCGATAATCAGGGTGTTCTCTCTCGCATTTCTTTCCAAATCTCTGAGGCCCCCGTGACCATCCGCCGCCTTGATCAGACCCCCGTCGTCCCCACCGCTCGCAGCACGGAGACGAAGCCCGCCAACACCGTGAAGGCCAACACCGCCGAGCGCAGCACCCGCGCCTCGGAGCAGTCCGGCTTCACCCCCGCCGCCTCGCGCCCCACCACGAACCTGACGGGCGTGACGGGCCGTACGCCCGGCCCCGTGGCCCCCACCAGCGTCGAGGGCCAGGCCGCCATCCAGGCCACGCTGTCCCACATCAACCAGCAGATGAACACCGCCGAGTCGCTGCGCGGCGGCTCGCCCGCCCCGGCGTTCGACGCCTCCAAGGCCTTCAGCCCCAAGAGCGTGGAGCGCGATGAGCTGGGCATGACGCACGTGCGCATGGACCGCATGCACGAGGGCGTGAAGGTGTTCGGCGAGCAGGTCATCGGCCACATGGGCGCCGACGGCAAGTTCGACAGCCTCACCGGCGACACCACCACCATCCCCGCGGGCCTGGGCAAGCAGGAGCCGAAGCTCTCCTCCCAGGACGCGCTGGCCATCGCCCAGAAGGAGTTCGCGGGCCAGACGGACCGCAAGCCCACCGTGGAGCGCGTCGTCTATAAGGATGCGCAGGGCCAGTACCACTCGGCCTACCGCGCCGAGCTCACCAACACCTCCAGCAAGGAGGACCGCCCGCGCCGGATGAACTACCTCATCGACGCCAACACCGGGAAGATGTTCGAGAGCTACAACCAGATGGGCGGCATCGAGCTGGACCGCAAGCCGCGCAGCGAGCCCAAGACGGTGACGGGCTCGGCCACTCCCAACGCCGCCATCACCGACCTGGGCACCACCACCTCGAAGATCTCCCTCGGCGAGGATGTGACCATCGACTCGCTGAAGCTGGACCTGGACCTGGCCCACTCGTACCGGGGCGACCTGAAGGTCAGCCTGACCAGCCCCTCGGGCAAGACGGCGGTGATCAGCGACCGCGCCGGTGGCGGCGCCGATGACCTCAAGGGCTCCTTCGACCTGAGCGCCTTCAAGGGTGAGAAGACCAAGGGCGAGTGGACGCTCACCGTGGAGGACAAGGCCAAGAGCGACACGGGCACGCTGAAGAGCTGGAGCCTGACGGCCACCGCCAAGGCGGAGCAGCAGAACCCGCCCACCCCGCCCACGGGCAAGGGCGACGACGTCTCGCTCTACAGCGGCACGGTGGACCTCTCCACGAAGCAGAACGCGGACGGCAGCTACAGCCTGGACGACAGCACCCGCGGCAAGGGCGTGGTGACGCTGGACGCGCAGAACAAGGACGAGGCGCGCAACCCCGTGGCCTTCAACGACACCAACAACGCCTGGGGCGAGGCGGGCGACAACCCCCGCACCAAGGCGGCGGTGGATGCGCACTACGGCGCGCAGATGACGTACGACATGTACAAGAACGTGCTGGGCCGTGACTCGCTGGACGGCAAGGGCGAGAAGCTCGTCTCCAACGTCCACATCGGCACCAACTTCGTGAACGCGTACTGGGACGGCGAGCAGATGAACTACGGCGACGGCAACGGCAAGGACGCCGGCCCGCTGACCACGCTGGACATCGCCGGCCACGAGATTACGCACGGCCTGACCGAGCGCACCGCGGGCCTCATCTACCGCGGCGAGTCGGGCGGCCTGAACGAGGCCATGAGCGACATCATGGGCACGGGCGTGGAGTGGTACGCCAGCCAGCAGAACGCGGCGGTGAAGTTCGACTGGGCGGTGGGCGAGGACGCCTGGACGCCGACGAACGGCGACCCGAACGACGCCCTGCGCTACATGGACGACCCGACGGCGGACGGCTACTCGGTCGACAACTACAAGAACTACCCGAAGCAGACCGAAGTGCATGGCTCCAGCGGCATCGCCAACAACGCCTTCTACCTGCTGGCCAACGGCGGCACGAACAAGACCTCGAAGCAGACGGTGGACGGCGGCATCGGCATGGACAAGGGCCTGAAGATCTACTACCGCGCCCTGGCCCACTACATGACGCCGAGCACCACCTTCGCCCAGGCGCGCGAGGCCACCATCAAGGCGGCCACGGACCTGTTCGGCGCCACCTCGACCGAGGTGCAGAAGGTGAAGGACAGCTGGGCCGCCGTGGGCGTGGCCGCGAAGTAGTCCGCCCTCCCCTGCCCTGGCGTCAGGCCGGACGCTCCTGACGCCAGCGCGGCGAGCGCTCCCCGCCTCGCTGCGCGCGGGCCAGCTGCACCGCCAGCCCCGCGTTGATGTCATTGCCGTCCAATGTCCCCACCAGCCGCCCTTGCTCCAGCACCAGGAGCAGGGGCGGTTGTGCTTCCACCATCCTTCGCACCGCCGACCACGCGTCCTCTCCGGGCGCCACGGTGACGGCGGGCTTGAGGAACTCGCGCACGGTGCGGCCCGAGCGCTGCGCCTCGGGCACGGCCAGCACGTCTCCGAGCACCACCCACCCGATGGGACGGTCCTCCTGGGTGAGGGGCAGCGCCAGCCGCCGCTCGTGCCGCAGCTGCACCAGGGCCTCCTCCAGGGGCGTGTCGGCCTCCAGCCCGTGGAAGCGAGGGGTCATCAGCTGCTCCACCTGGAGCTTCTCGAGCACGCTGCGGAGCAGCACCTGGCGCGACTCACTGTCGGCGCCCATGAAGATGAAGACGCCGATGGCGGCCAGCATGATGTTGAACGAGAACAGCCCCACGGCGAGGAAGAGCACCGCGAACACCTTGCCGATGAAGGCCGATACGCGCGTGGCGCGCACCAGCCCCATCCTCTCGGCGAGCAGTCCCCGGAGGATGCGCCCCCCGTCCATGGGGAAGGCCGGCACCAGGTTGAACAGGCCGAGGATGAGGTTGAGGCTCGCCAGGTAGAAGAGGAAGAACGGCGGGGCGAAGGAGCGCGTCTGCGGCAGCAGCACCAGGGCCACGAAGAGCAGCGCGGACAGGCCGATGCTCGTCACCGGACCGGCGAGCGCCATGAGCACCTCGTCCCGGTGGCGCCGGGGCATCTCGGAGATCTCCGACACGCCGCCGACGATCATCAGCGTGACGGAGCGCACCTCTCCGCCCGTGCGCAGCGCATAGAGGACGTGCGCCAGCTCGTGTACCAGCACCGAGGCGAACAGCCCCACCGCCACCCCCAGCCCCCAGAGAAAAACCGGGCCCCCCATCAGCTCCGGTTGGATGCCGGCCGCCTGCGCCGACTGCCGGAACACACCCCCGAACACCACGGCGAGCAGGGGCAGCACCAGCAGGAGCGAGACGTGGATGCGGATGGGGATGCCTCGGAAGGAGGCCACCTGGAACGCCCATCGCTTGCCGCCGTGCATCACCACCTCCAGAGCCAAACCCACCCCGAGCCTGTAAAAGCTGGGGCTTGCCCGGGGCGGAAGCACGCGGCCGGAGAGTGCCTGCCCGGCTGCCTGGAGAGGATTTCCGGGGAAAGCCTGGGTCTCGCCATTGCTGCCGGGGGTGCCCAATCGTGCTAGAGGGCGCCTCATGCCCATGGACGGAACCCCCGAAAAGGACCCCCTTCGCGCACGCCTGGATGAGATGGAGAAGCAGGCGGAGCTGGGCGGAGGCGCGGACCGCATCGCCAAGCAGCACGAGTCCGGCAAGCTCACCGCTCGCGAGCGCATCGACTTGCTGCTCGACCCTGGCTCGTTCTGCGAGCTGGACAAGTTCGTCACCCACCGCTCGAGCGACTTCGGGATGGCGGACAAGAAGATCCTCGGCGACGGCGTCGTCACCGGCTACGGCACGGTGGAGGGCCGGCAGGTGTTCGTCTTCGCCCAGGACTTCACCGTGTTCGGCGGCTCGCTGTCGGGCGCGTACGCGCAGAAGATCTGCAAGATCATGGACCTGGCCACGCGGGTGGGCGCCCCGGTCATCGGCTTGAACGACTCGGGCGGCGCGCGCATCCAGGAGGGCGTGGAGAGCCTCGCCGGCTACGCGGACATCTTCCTGCGCAACACCCTGGCCTCGGGCGTGGTGCCGCAGATTTCGCTCATCCTGGGTCCGTGCGCGGGCGGCGCGGTGTACTCGCCGGCCATTACGGACTTCATCCTGATGGCGAAGGACACCTCGTACATGTTCATCACCGGCCCGGACGTCATCAAGACGGTGACGCACGAGGAGGTGTCGAAGGAGTCGCTGGGCGGCGCGCTGACGCACAACCAGAAGTCGGGCGTGGCGCACTTCGCGGCGGACAACGAGCAGTCGGCCATCCTCATGACGCGCGAGCTGCTCTCGTTCCTGCCCTCCAACAACCAGGAGGATCCGCCCGTCCAGCCGTGTGACGACGACGCGTTCCGGGTCGAGGACAGCCTGAAGAGCATTGTCCCCAGCAACCCGAACAAGCCCTACGACATCAAGGAAATCATCCGGGCGGTGGTGGACCACAAGCACTTCTTCGAGGTGCAGGAGCACTTCGCCAAGAACATCGTCATCGGCTTCGCGCGGATGAACGGGCGCCCGGTGGGCATCGTCGCCAACCAGCCGGCGGTGCTGGCCGGCTGCCTGGACATCGACGCGAGCGTGAAGGCGGCGCGATTCGTGCGCTTCTGCGACTGCTTCAACATCCCGCTGGTCACCTTCGTGGACGTGCCGGGCTTCCTGCCGGGCACGGACCAGGAGTGGGGCGGCATCATCACCCACGGGGCCAAGCTGCTGTACGCGTTCGCCGAGGCCACGGTGCCCAAGGTGACGGTGATTACGCGCAAGGCCTACGGCGGGGCGTATGACGTGATGGCGTCCAAGCACATCCGGGCGGACATCAACTACGCCTACCCCACGGCGGAGATCGCCGTGATGGGGCCGGAGGGCGCGGTGAACATCATCTTCCGCAACGAGCTGACGAAGGCGAAGGACGCCAATGAGGAGCGCTCGCGGCTGGTGAACGAGTACCGGGACAAGTTCGCCACCCCCTTCAAGGCGGCGGAGCTGGGCTACATCGACGAGGTGATCCGCCCCGAGGAGACGCGCTCGCGCGTCATCCGCGCGCTGGAGATGCTCAAGGACAAGCGCCAGGAAAACCTGCCGCGCAAGCACGGCAACATCCCCCTGTAGCAGGGGGCCAAGGCTGCCTGGAGAGCAGGCGAGTTCGCGCCGCCGGGGAAATTCTGAGGCGGCGCGCGTGCTTAGAAGGTGCTCACCATGAAGGAGACCTTCTTGTCCCACCCGCGCCTCGTCCTGTTCCTGTCCGATGTCGAAGGAAATCTCACCGCCCTGCGCCAGAGCCTTCGTCGTGTCTGTGAGGAGCTGGGCCTTCCGACTCCCGAAGTGAAATGGGCGCAAGCGCCCAACGGCCTGACGGATGCGGGCTGGCACGTGGCGGAGGTGCCGCTGGCGCCGGACCGCAAGG
It encodes the following:
- a CDS encoding acyl-CoA carboxylase subunit beta; amino-acid sequence: MDGTPEKDPLRARLDEMEKQAELGGGADRIAKQHESGKLTARERIDLLLDPGSFCELDKFVTHRSSDFGMADKKILGDGVVTGYGTVEGRQVFVFAQDFTVFGGSLSGAYAQKICKIMDLATRVGAPVIGLNDSGGARIQEGVESLAGYADIFLRNTLASGVVPQISLILGPCAGGAVYSPAITDFILMAKDTSYMFITGPDVIKTVTHEEVSKESLGGALTHNQKSGVAHFAADNEQSAILMTRELLSFLPSNNQEDPPVQPCDDDAFRVEDSLKSIVPSNPNKPYDIKEIIRAVVDHKHFFEVQEHFAKNIVIGFARMNGRPVGIVANQPAVLAGCLDIDASVKAARFVRFCDCFNIPLVTFVDVPGFLPGTDQEWGGIITHGAKLLYAFAEATVPKVTVITRKAYGGAYDVMASKHIRADINYAYPTAEIAVMGPEGAVNIIFRNELTKAKDANEERSRLVNEYRDKFATPFKAAELGYIDEVIRPEETRSRVIRALEMLKDKRQENLPRKHGNIPL
- a CDS encoding site-2 protease family protein, with translation MGLALEVVMHGGKRWAFQVASFRGIPIRIHVSLLLVLPLLAVVFGGVFRQSAQAAGIQPELMGGPVFLWGLGVAVGLFASVLVHELAHVLYALRTGGEVRSVTLMIVGGVSEISEMPRRHRDEVLMALAGPVTSIGLSALLFVALVLLPQTRSFAPPFFLFYLASLNLILGLFNLVPAFPMDGGRILRGLLAERMGLVRATRVSAFIGKVFAVLFLAVGLFSFNIMLAAIGVFIFMGADSESRQVLLRSVLEKLQVEQLMTPRFHGLEADTPLEEALVQLRHERRLALPLTQEDRPIGWVVLGDVLAVPEAQRSGRTVREFLKPAVTVAPGEDAWSAVRRMVEAQPPLLLVLEQGRLVGTLDGNDINAGLAVQLARAQRGGERSPRWRQERPA
- a CDS encoding M4 family metallopeptidase — translated: MTIRRLDQTPVVPTARSTETKPANTVKANTAERSTRASEQSGFTPAASRPTTNLTGVTGRTPGPVAPTSVEGQAAIQATLSHINQQMNTAESLRGGSPAPAFDASKAFSPKSVERDELGMTHVRMDRMHEGVKVFGEQVIGHMGADGKFDSLTGDTTTIPAGLGKQEPKLSSQDALAIAQKEFAGQTDRKPTVERVVYKDAQGQYHSAYRAELTNTSSKEDRPRRMNYLIDANTGKMFESYNQMGGIELDRKPRSEPKTVTGSATPNAAITDLGTTTSKISLGEDVTIDSLKLDLDLAHSYRGDLKVSLTSPSGKTAVISDRAGGGADDLKGSFDLSAFKGEKTKGEWTLTVEDKAKSDTGTLKSWSLTATAKAEQQNPPTPPTGKGDDVSLYSGTVDLSTKQNADGSYSLDDSTRGKGVVTLDAQNKDEARNPVAFNDTNNAWGEAGDNPRTKAAVDAHYGAQMTYDMYKNVLGRDSLDGKGEKLVSNVHIGTNFVNAYWDGEQMNYGDGNGKDAGPLTTLDIAGHEITHGLTERTAGLIYRGESGGLNEAMSDIMGTGVEWYASQQNAAVKFDWAVGEDAWTPTNGDPNDALRYMDDPTADGYSVDNYKNYPKQTEVHGSSGIANNAFYLLANGGTNKTSKQTVDGGIGMDKGLKIYYRALAHYMTPSTTFAQAREATIKAATDLFGATSTEVQKVKDSWAAVGVAAK